The Triticum aestivum cultivar Chinese Spring chromosome 3A, IWGSC CS RefSeq v2.1, whole genome shotgun sequence genome includes a region encoding these proteins:
- the LOC123062540 gene encoding uncharacterized protein: MGEDLVTTLSMENGGGGGGHHGLCTLLSMDPSGHLDDRAVGVMVQPRAGGGRPHAHAVSLSGAPPPDINQPWQTEPCDMLGVGLGPQVFDAEAVLSAAPKAAAAGSRKTTKRGDSIWGAWFFFTFYFKPLLSDKAKSKVVRDANGVSGFDKSDLRLDMFLVQHDMENMYMWVFKERPDNALGKMQLRSYMNGHSRPGEPHFPFSVDRGFVRSHRMQRKHYRGLSNPQCIHGIEVVSSPNLVGITDVDRRRWAELTGRELNFSIPQEASDFGTWRTMPSSELELERPHTHTAMKSNTNNVQQQPPKKTLNGSGLNLSSPSNHSGEDGMDLSPVSSKRRKEAFPHAMDEECFLPLNPCNGRTQQDVDMQSAVQPSWMHEFTGVMRKASGPATAAKSIYEDDQGYLIMVSLPFVDQQRVKVSWKNTPTHGIVKIFCVSTARMPYIRRHDRVFKLTDAMPEHCPPGEFIREIPLATRIPEDAKLEACFDEAAAVLEIMVPKRGNEPEEHEVRVSMRPPHLGVNDLLMT; this comes from the coding sequence ATGGGGGAGGACCTCGTCACCACCCTCTCCATggagaacggcggcggcggcgggggccacCACGGCCTCTGCACCCTGCTCTCCATGGACCCCTCCGGCCACCTCGACGACCGCGCCGTCGGCGTCATGGTGCAGCCCCGCGCCGGAGGGGGCCGCCCCCACGCCCACGCCGTGTCCCtctccggcgccccgccgcccgacATCAACCAGCCGTGGCAGACGGAGCCCTGCGACATGCTCGGCGTCGGCCTCGGCCCGCAGGTGTTCGACGCCGAGGCCGTGCTCAGCGCCGCGCCCAAGGCTGCCGCCGCCGGGAGCCGCAAGACCACCAAGCGCGGGGACAGCATCTGGGGCGCCTGGTTCTTCTTCACCTTCTACTTCAAGCCCCTGCTGTCGGACAAGGCCAAGAGCAAGGTCGTCCGGGACGCCAACGGCGTGTCGGGGTTCGACAAGTCGGACCTCCGGCTCGACATGTTCCTGGTGCAGCACGACATGGAGAACATGTACATGTGGGTGTTCAAGGAGAGGCCGGACAACGCCCTCGGCAAGATGCAGCTGCGGAGCTACATGAATGGGCACTCACGCCCCGGTGAGCCGCATTTCCCTTTCAGTGTCGACAGGGGATTTGTCCGGTCGCACCGGATGCAGCGCAAGCACTACCGGGGGCTCTCCAACCCGCAGTGCATCCATGGGATCGAGGTGGTGAGCTCGCCGAATCTCGTGGGCATCACCGATGTCGACCGGAGGAGGtgggcggagctcacagggagggaGCTCAATTTCTCCATCCCACAGGAGGCCAGTGATTTTGGGACATGGAGGACCATGCCAAGCTCAGAGCTTGAGCTGGAGAGGCCACACACACACACTGCCATGAAGAGCAATACTAATAATGTTCAGCAGCAGCCCCCCAAGAAGACGCTTAATGGATCTGGCTTGAATTTGTCATCACCATCCAATCATTCAGGAGAGGACGGCATGGATCTCTCCCCTGTGAGCAGCAAGCGCCGGAAGGAGGCATTCCCACATGCCATGGATGAGGAGTGCTTCCTGCCTCTGAACCCTTGCAACGGGAGGACACAACAAGATGTCGACATGCAATCAGCAGTGCAGCCTTCATGGATGCACGAGTTCACCGGGGTGATGAGGAAAGCCTCCGGGCCGGCAACTGCTGCCAAGTCCATTTACGAGGATGACCAGGGCTACTTGATAATGGTCAGCTTACCATTTGTCGATCAGCAGAGGGTAAAGGTTTCATGGAAGAACACCCCCACTCACGGCATAGTTAAAATCTTCTGTGTTAGCACGGCCCGGATGCCATACATAAGGAGACATGACAGGGTCTTCAAGCTCACCGACGCCATGCCGGAGCACTGCCCTCCCGGGGAGTTCATCCGCGAAATACCTCTAGCCACCCGTATCCCCGAAGACGCCAAGCTTGAGGCATGCTTTGACGAGGCCGCTGCGGTTCTTGAGATCATGGTCCCCAAACGGGGGAACGAGCCGGAAGAACATGAAGTCAGGGTCTCCATGCGCCCTCCTCACCTGGGAGTGAACGACCTGCTTATGACATAG
- the LOC123062539 gene encoding serine/threonine-protein phosphatase 6 regulatory ankyrin repeat subunit C isoform X2, giving the protein MASRSSTDDTKENAVQVSVDAKLTVAAGRGNCQQLKDLLSTEDSKTMLVVMAPSIQASTVKSLPEVMSPLLLSSACSGAWQDLEFLLNRGHGQPHPSMNSSTKFHDLLTAYGSHSCGDKGASMQKASDDVEALLNLPSGSTVSLLDGVTIEGGTALHVVATYGESDGFLRSADIIHSKASHLLFVRNKNGDTPLHCAARAGMSRMVRHLITLARGENTGVNRVKELLEIENSLKETALHQAVRIGNNDIVKLLMEENSELASFPKDGTSPLYLAILLEEDIIVETLYNASHMKLSYSGKNGQNALHAAVLRGTELTKKLLEWNSDLTIQRDENGSTPLHFAAALAQQSQRGSICWQVLEANSAALYQSDCNGLFPIHVAASVGESGTVTMFLNKSPSSAGLQDSMGRTFLHVAAEKRKVRIVSSACRNQSLLWILNIQDNDGNTALHLAIQARSLRMFCALLGNRQTHLNLSNNMGQTPLDISPYGVPPGFFDEQNSEAKIHFALTVVNARSGGSRRDHFEENYTRQLKYDETEQLEKCYVVMYRFVQQFALIIM; this is encoded by the exons ATGGCGTCGAGGAGCAGCACCGACGACACGAAGGAAAATGCCGTGCAAGTGTCGGTGGATGCCAAACTGACGGTGGCCGCAGGCCGTGGCAACTGTCAGCAGTTGAAGGATCTGCTGAGCACGGAGGATTCGAAGACAATGCTGGTTGTGATGGCCCCAAGCATCCAGGCTTCCACGGTGAAGTCTCTCCCAGAGGTCATGAGCCCCCTTCTGCTATCATCGGCTTGCTCTGGCGCCTGGCAAGACTTGGAATTTCTTCTCAACAGGGGACACGGTCAGCCGCATCCTTCCATGAATTCTAGTACAAAATTTCATGACCTTCTCACGGCATATGGCTCCCACAGCTGCGGCGACAAAGGCGCATCGATGCAGAAAGCTTCTGATGATGTTGAAGCACTTCTGAACCTGCCTTCAGGTTCTACCGTGTCACTTCTGGACGGGGTCACCATTGAAGGGGGCACTGCACTccatgtggtggccacatatggcGAGAGTGATGGATTCTTGAGGAGTGCTGACATCATCCATAGTAAGGCAAGCCATCTCCTGTTTGTGCGTAACAAGAATGGTGACACGCCCCTGCACTGTGCTGCACGGGCCGGGATGTCCCGAATGGTCCGTCATCTCATCACTCTGGCCAGAGGCGAGAATACAGGTGTTAACAGAGTGAAGGAACTCCTAGAAATTGAAAACAGCCTTAAGGAGACAGCATTGCATCAAGCAGTCCGTATTGGAAATAATGACATAGTCAAGCTGCTAATGGAGGAAAACTCGGAGTTGGCCAGTTTTCCGAAAGACGGCACTTCACCTCTGTACCTGGCCATCTTGCTGGAAGAGGACATCATTGTTGAGACACTTTATAATGCGAGTCACATGAAACTTTCCTACTCTGGGAAAAATGGACAGAATGCGCTGCATGCTGCGGTTCTCCGAGGCACAG AGCTTACAAAAAAGCTCTTGGAATGGAACAGTGATCTCACTATACAAAGGGATGAAAACGGGAGTACGCCTCTCCATTTTGCTGCAGCTCTGGCACAGCAAAGTCAGCGAGGAAGTATATGTTGGCAAGTATTGGAAGCGAACTCAGCTGCATTGTATCAGTCAGATTGCAACGGATTATTTCCAATACACGTTGCTGCCTCTGTTGGTGAAAGTGGGACAGTAACTATGTTCCTTAACAAGTCTCCGAGCAGTGCTGGTTTGCAGGACAGTATGGGAAGGACATTCCTTCATGTAGCTGCTGAGAAAAGGAAAGTTAGAATAGTCAGTTCTGCTTGCAGAAATCAATCACTCTTATGGATTCTTAATATCCAAGACAATGATGGGAACACTGCACTACACCTAGCTATCCAGGCACGGAGTCTTCGAATGTTTTGTGCTTTGTTAGGGAATCGACAAACACATTTGAATTTATCAAATAATATGGGGCAAACTCCTCTAGATATATCACCATATGGGGTTCCCCCAGGATTTTTTGATGAACAG AACAGTGAAGCGAAGATACACTTTGCACTGACAGTTGTTAATGCTAGGAGTGGTGGCAGTCGTCGTGATCACTTTGAAGAAAACTACACTCGTCAGTTAAAATATGATGAAACGGAACAATTAGAAA AATGTTATGTTGTGATGTACCGTTTTGTTCAACAATTTGCGCTCATAATCATGTAA
- the LOC123062539 gene encoding serine/threonine-protein phosphatase 6 regulatory ankyrin repeat subunit B isoform X1, whose product MASRSSTDDTKENAVQVSVDAKLTVAAGRGNCQQLKDLLSTEDSKTMLVVMAPSIQASTVKSLPEVMSPLLLSSACSGAWQDLEFLLNRGHGQPHPSMNSSTKFHDLLTAYGSHSCGDKGASMQKASDDVEALLNLPSGSTVSLLDGVTIEGGTALHVVATYGESDGFLRSADIIHSKASHLLFVRNKNGDTPLHCAARAGMSRMVRHLITLARGENTGVNRVKELLEIENSLKETALHQAVRIGNNDIVKLLMEENSELASFPKDGTSPLYLAILLEEDIIVETLYNASHMKLSYSGKNGQNALHAAVLRGTELTKKLLEWNSDLTIQRDENGSTPLHFAAALAQQSQRGSICWQVLEANSAALYQSDCNGLFPIHVAASVGESGTVTMFLNKSPSSAGLQDSMGRTFLHVAAEKRKVRIVSSACRNQSLLWILNIQDNDGNTALHLAIQARSLRMFCALLGNRQTHLNLSNNMGQTPLDISPYGVPPGFFDEQNSEAKIHFALTVVNARSGGSRRDHFEENYTRQLKYDETEQLEKLKEPTQTLCIGVALVATATFTVTFALPGGYRADEHINGGTPTLAGRYAFDAFIIASTFSFVLSVMAMIGLMYSGYSILNPQTRRIYLIAALYFGSTSGTCFLATFALGLYMVLARVAHKSAIAICVISPLAVICKQMDLWLKWALLAQPLCTRIGLTRTLVMVTTRILFSMLMEFWPIIFIFVWATYTSNQF is encoded by the exons ATGGCGTCGAGGAGCAGCACCGACGACACGAAGGAAAATGCCGTGCAAGTGTCGGTGGATGCCAAACTGACGGTGGCCGCAGGCCGTGGCAACTGTCAGCAGTTGAAGGATCTGCTGAGCACGGAGGATTCGAAGACAATGCTGGTTGTGATGGCCCCAAGCATCCAGGCTTCCACGGTGAAGTCTCTCCCAGAGGTCATGAGCCCCCTTCTGCTATCATCGGCTTGCTCTGGCGCCTGGCAAGACTTGGAATTTCTTCTCAACAGGGGACACGGTCAGCCGCATCCTTCCATGAATTCTAGTACAAAATTTCATGACCTTCTCACGGCATATGGCTCCCACAGCTGCGGCGACAAAGGCGCATCGATGCAGAAAGCTTCTGATGATGTTGAAGCACTTCTGAACCTGCCTTCAGGTTCTACCGTGTCACTTCTGGACGGGGTCACCATTGAAGGGGGCACTGCACTccatgtggtggccacatatggcGAGAGTGATGGATTCTTGAGGAGTGCTGACATCATCCATAGTAAGGCAAGCCATCTCCTGTTTGTGCGTAACAAGAATGGTGACACGCCCCTGCACTGTGCTGCACGGGCCGGGATGTCCCGAATGGTCCGTCATCTCATCACTCTGGCCAGAGGCGAGAATACAGGTGTTAACAGAGTGAAGGAACTCCTAGAAATTGAAAACAGCCTTAAGGAGACAGCATTGCATCAAGCAGTCCGTATTGGAAATAATGACATAGTCAAGCTGCTAATGGAGGAAAACTCGGAGTTGGCCAGTTTTCCGAAAGACGGCACTTCACCTCTGTACCTGGCCATCTTGCTGGAAGAGGACATCATTGTTGAGACACTTTATAATGCGAGTCACATGAAACTTTCCTACTCTGGGAAAAATGGACAGAATGCGCTGCATGCTGCGGTTCTCCGAGGCACAG AGCTTACAAAAAAGCTCTTGGAATGGAACAGTGATCTCACTATACAAAGGGATGAAAACGGGAGTACGCCTCTCCATTTTGCTGCAGCTCTGGCACAGCAAAGTCAGCGAGGAAGTATATGTTGGCAAGTATTGGAAGCGAACTCAGCTGCATTGTATCAGTCAGATTGCAACGGATTATTTCCAATACACGTTGCTGCCTCTGTTGGTGAAAGTGGGACAGTAACTATGTTCCTTAACAAGTCTCCGAGCAGTGCTGGTTTGCAGGACAGTATGGGAAGGACATTCCTTCATGTAGCTGCTGAGAAAAGGAAAGTTAGAATAGTCAGTTCTGCTTGCAGAAATCAATCACTCTTATGGATTCTTAATATCCAAGACAATGATGGGAACACTGCACTACACCTAGCTATCCAGGCACGGAGTCTTCGAATGTTTTGTGCTTTGTTAGGGAATCGACAAACACATTTGAATTTATCAAATAATATGGGGCAAACTCCTCTAGATATATCACCATATGGGGTTCCCCCAGGATTTTTTGATGAACAG AACAGTGAAGCGAAGATACACTTTGCACTGACAGTTGTTAATGCTAGGAGTGGTGGCAGTCGTCGTGATCACTTTGAAGAAAACTACACTCGTCAGTTAAAATATGATGAAACGGAACAATTAGAAAAGTTGAAAGAACCAACACAAACACTATGTATTGGTGTGGCTCTAGTTGCAACTGCGACGTTTACTGTTACTTTTGCCCTTCCTGGAGGTTACAGAGCTGATGAACATATTAATGGAGGAACACCAACACTTGCCGGGAGGTATGCATTTGATGCATTCATAATAGCCAGCACATTCTCCTTCGTCTTGTCTGTGATGGCTATGATAGGTCTCATGTATTCTGGATACTCTATTTTAAACCCACAGACTCGTAGAATTTACTTGATCGCAGCCTTGTATTTTGGGTCAACATCGGGCACATGCTTCCTAGCAACTTTTGCATTAGGTTTGTACATGGTGCTAGCACGGGTTGCTCACAAGTCCGCCATTGCTATCTGCGTCATTAGCCCTCTTGCTGTTATATGCAAACAAATGGACCTTTGGTTAAAGTGGGCTCTTCTGGCACAACCATTATGTACCCGAATTGGGCTAACTCGTACACTGGTAATGGTGACAACGAGAATCCTTTTCAGCATGTTGATGGAATTTTGGCCCATAATATTCATTTTTGTTTGGGCCACATATACAAGCAACCAGTTTTAG
- the LOC123058770 gene encoding WUSCHEL-related homeobox 5 — protein MESVEHHDEAATGLSLSPPPTSAPLSPPISPNSAAVAALANARWVPTREQIAVLEGLYRQGMRTPTAEEIHQVTARLQEHGPIEGKNVFYWFQNRLRQKQKQQQQQRSDYFARQIRRPQPLPTLRRTPGNSFSPVQLQAPPAPNTPACNREGMYMQQPCYMTGQAAQASVNAAYYSQMQPSLMHSNLETMAHGNIQAQAQAAMYFQTTASNNSNTQQPRAVQFPSTNNSYGAPEAYSRRPVLLNLFPQYPTFANRERTLHTESAGSPRPSTSRSFSLEAESSEVPSGDGSRSFYDFFGEGH, from the exons ATGGAAAGCGTCGAGCACCACGACGAAGCCGCCACCGGcctctccctttcccctccccCTACGTCGGCGCCGCTCTCCCCACCGATATCCCCCAActccgcggcggtggcggcgctggcgAACGCGCGCTGGGTCCCTACCAGGGAGCAGATCGCGGTGTTGGAGGGGCTGTACCGCCAGGGGATGCGCACCCCCACCGCCGAGGAGATACATCAGGTGACGGCGAGGCTGCAGGAGCACGGCCCCATCGAGGGCAAGAACGTCTTCTATTGGTTCCAAAACCGGCTGCGCCAgaagcagaagcagcagcagcagcagagatcTGACTACTTCGCCAGGCAGATCCGCCGTCCCCAGCCGCTGCCCACGCTCCGCAGGACCCCCGGCAACTCCTTCTCCCCGGTCCAGCTGCAGGCGCCGCCAGCGCCGAACACTCCTGCATGCAACAGAGAAG GGATGTACATGCAGCAGCCATGTTACATGACAGGGCAAGCGGCACAAGCCTCGGTGAATGCAGCCTACTACTCGCAGATGCAGCCATCGCTAATGCACTCAAATTTAGAGACGATGGCGCATGGCAACATCCAGGCACAGGCACAAGCCGCCATGTACTTCCAGACAACAGCTTCAAACAACTCCAACACTCAACAACCGCGTGCGGTCCAGTTTCCTTCGACCAACAACAGCTACGGGGCTCCTGAGGCCTACTCCCGTCGTCCCGTGCTTCTGAATCTGTTCCCACAATACCCCACCTTCGCAAATCGCGAGAGGACCCTCCACACTGAGAGCGCCGGCTCCCCAAGGCCATCCACCTCAAGGTCGTTCTCTTTGGAGGCTGAGAGCTCGGAGGTCCCCAGCGGAGATGGCTCGAGATCGTTCTATGACTTCTTTGGTGAAGGCCACTGA